A window of Hymenobacter siberiensis genomic DNA:
TGGCCCAGCCCGGTGGCCAATATCAGCCTGGCGCTGTTTATTAAGTGGTTTCCGGTCACGTTTGTGCTCACGCTGCCGTCGTTTCTGGCGGCGTGCGTGCTGCAGGCCCAGCTGCGGTTCGACAAGCTGCTCTACCTGCGGCTGCTCACGCAGGGCACCTTTATCCTGGGCATTATCACGCTCATGCTGTTGCACCAAACCACGCTGGAACGGGTGCTGTACTGCAACCTTGTGGCTGCCGCGCTCACCAGCCTCGTGGCCCTGCTCATGGGCTGGACGCGCATCGGCGACCTGCCGGCCCGCACCGCCGCCTGCGTGCGGGAGCTGAGCCACTTCGGCAAGTATAGCGTGGGCAGCTACATCGGCTCCAGCCTGCTGCGCAGCTCCGATACGTTCATCATCAACTTCCTGCTAGGGCCGGCCCCGCTGGCGGTGTACAACCTGGCCCAGCGCTTCATGGAAATCATCGAAATTCCGCTGCGCAGCTTTATGGCCACGGCCATGCCCTCGCTCTCGGCCGCTTTCAACCAGGGCAATACGCCGGAAATGGCCCGCATTATCCGGCGCAACGCGGGCCTGCTCACCTGGCTGCTGCTGCCCGTGATAGTGGCCACCGTGCTACTGGCCGATGTGCCGATTCGCCTCATCGGGGGCAGCAAATATGCCGGTACCGAGGCCGCCAACCTGCTCCGTATTGCCATCGCCATGGCCGTGCTCTTTCCCATCGACCGTTTCAGCGGCGTGGCCCTCGACGTGCTGAACAAGCCCCGCCTGAACCTGCTGAAGGTGCTGCTGATGCTGGCCGTGAATGTGGCCGGCGACTTCATCGGCATTCATTTTTGCCACAACATCTACGGCGTGGCGCTGGCCAGCCTGCCCACCATCGTGTCCGGGTTTGTGTTCGGCTACTTTCTGCTGAATAAGTCCTTGCCCATTGCCATCCCGGAAATCCTGCGGGATGGGCTGCTGGAAATCCAACGCCTGTTCCGGCACCTGACGGGCCGGGCCATGTTGGCACCCGCCCACGACGCAGCGGCCTGGAATATGAGCCGCCCAACGCCAAAACCCAACCGCTAACCGACTCTCCAAATGCGCATTGCCCACCTTATCCTCACGCACCAGGGCCCCGCGCAGCTGGCGCGCCTGCTCGCTGCCCTGGCGCACCCCAATGCTGATTGCTACATCCACATCGATAAAAAAGCCGATTTGTCGCCCTTCGCCCGCCTGCAAGACCGGGCCGGGGTGTTCTTCACCCGCACGCGCCTCGACGTGCAATGGGGCGGCTACAGCCTGACCAACGTGGTTCTGGCGGGCAGCCGCGAAATCCTGGCCCATTTCGCCCACTACGACTTCATCAACGTGCTGAGCGGCCAGGACTACCCGCTGAAATCGGCCGAGCAGATTCATCGGTTTTTTCAGCAGCAGGTGGGGCAGTCCTTCATTGAGTGCGAGCCGCTGGGCTCGGCCTGGTGGCAGGCCAATGCGCGCCGCGTGGAGCGCTACCACCTCACGGAATTTCCGTTTGCCGGGAGCCACGCCGTGCAGAAAGTTCTGAATGCCCTGCTGCCCAAACGCCGGTTTCCCTTGCCCTACGTGCTGCACGGCGGCAACATGGGCGGCTGGTACACGCTCAGCCGCGCCGCCGCTACCTACCTGCTCGCCTTCTTGGACCGCCAGCCACGGCTACGACGTTTCGCCCGCCTCACCTGGGGCTCCGACGAGTTTCTGATTCACACTATTCTGTATAATTCGCCGCTCCGCCCCAGCATCGTCAACGACAACCTGCGCTACATCGACTGGGCCGGCGGCGGCCCCAGCCCCCGCACCCTCACCCGCGCCGACCTGCCGGCCCTGCTGGCCTCGCCCAAGCTCTGGGCCCGCAAGTTTGCGCCGAATCCGGATGCCGCCGTACTAGACGCGCTGGATGCCGCGCACCGCACTTCCGCAGAAATAAAGCCGATGGGCCAATGCCTGATACCCACCGCGCAGGCTTCAGCTGTGCGCTGAAGGATTGTTCTTTGCCGTTCCGTTTTTTTCCTGCCAATGCCTTTTACCCTGTTTCACGTTGCGGCGGTGCTGCCGCTGCTGCGCCACCACAAAACCCGGCTTTCGGCTACGGGGCTGATTATAAGCAGCATTGCCCCCGATTTTGAGAAGTTTCTGCGGCTGGGTCTGTACAACGGGCACAGCCATACCTTGGCCAGTATTCTGTATTTCAGCTGCCCCGTTTCGCTGGGGCTGGCGTTTCTGTTTCACGGGGTGGTGCGCGACCCGCTCATTGCGCACCTGCCCCGGTTCCTGCGGCAGCGGCTGGCGCGGTTTCAGGACGCGGATTGGGGGCGCTACTTCCGCCGGCACTACGTGGTGGTGCTACTGAGCATTATCATCGGGGCCGCCACGCATCTTATCTGGGACAGCTTCACGCACCGCCGGGGCCAGCTGGTGCCATACTTCCCGTGGCTGAAAGCGCACCTGCACATCGGGCCGTTTTCGCCGGCGGTATTCGTGGTACTCGCGGTATTCACTTCCACCTTTGGGGCCGCGCTGCTGCTGCGGTTTGTGTGGCGGCTGCCCCAGCTGGTAGTAGCCGCCGTGCCGGCCGGCACCATTGGGCGCTACTGGCTGCTGGCCAGCGGCACGGCCCTGACGCTGCTGCTGCTGCGCCTGCTGTTGGCCGATTTTGCCCTCGATAATTTCGAGATTGTGGTCACCGCGCTATCGGCGGCCATGG
This region includes:
- a CDS encoding beta-1,6-N-acetylglucosaminyltransferase; translation: MRIAHLILTHQGPAQLARLLAALAHPNADCYIHIDKKADLSPFARLQDRAGVFFTRTRLDVQWGGYSLTNVVLAGSREILAHFAHYDFINVLSGQDYPLKSAEQIHRFFQQQVGQSFIECEPLGSAWWQANARRVERYHLTEFPFAGSHAVQKVLNALLPKRRFPLPYVLHGGNMGGWYTLSRAAATYLLAFLDRQPRLRRFARLTWGSDEFLIHTILYNSPLRPSIVNDNLRYIDWAGGGPSPRTLTRADLPALLASPKLWARKFAPNPDAAVLDALDAAHRTSAEIKPMGQCLIPTAQASAVR
- a CDS encoding lipopolysaccharide biosynthesis protein, translated to MKIPFLNKLRPLLRNNQALSLAGNLVASGLTVVSVSLLFRALSVQEIGAWVFFVSILGLGDALRAGGITTAFIRSYSGASRVRAAEVVGSTWVLALLITGTLIALALLARLWPSPVANISLALFIKWFPVTFVLTLPSFLAACVLQAQLRFDKLLYLRLLTQGTFILGIITLMLLHQTTLERVLYCNLVAAALTSLVALLMGWTRIGDLPARTAACVRELSHFGKYSVGSYIGSSLLRSSDTFIINFLLGPAPLAVYNLAQRFMEIIEIPLRSFMATAMPSLSAAFNQGNTPEMARIIRRNAGLLTWLLLPVIVATVLLADVPIRLIGGSKYAGTEAANLLRIAIAMAVLFPIDRFSGVALDVLNKPRLNLLKVLLMLAVNVAGDFIGIHFCHNIYGVALASLPTIVSGFVFGYFLLNKSLPIAIPEILRDGLLEIQRLFRHLTGRAMLAPAHDAAAWNMSRPTPKPNR
- a CDS encoding DUF4184 family protein; this encodes MPFTLFHVAAVLPLLRHHKTRLSATGLIISSIAPDFEKFLRLGLYNGHSHTLASILYFSCPVSLGLAFLFHGVVRDPLIAHLPRFLRQRLARFQDADWGRYFRRHYVVVLLSIIIGAATHLIWDSFTHRRGQLVPYFPWLKAHLHIGPFSPAVFVVLAVFTSTFGAALLLRFVWRLPQLVVAAVPAGTIGRYWLLASGTALTLLLLRLLLADFALDNFEIVVTALSAAMAGVVVASGVAMRRPRAGLRNVA